In Fibrobacter sp., a single genomic region encodes these proteins:
- a CDS encoding glycosyltransferase family 4 protein: MKVAYISNLPFADADFPLVREMQRQGIDVYFFIYVSIYSHRATLIDIPEVYKKQGIFPATVYEEFKAYEGYMDMSKVFVINSLHQSDFHPANIRTMLSLVRKIKKLGADVVNITWPPRRNKMLLYLLRKKLVFTLHDPFPHSAKNNREFEFCRKLAFKWIPKIILLNDAQTEKFCEVYKFPRNRLFHARLGKYDCINYLSEHLGSAEELPEQLRGQKYILFFGLIAPYKGVEYLLQAFKKMQQDYPDVKLLIAGSGKLYFDESLYKGNANVILMNRYIPLAQLAGLLKNALFTVCPYKDATQSGVVQTAFSMGTPIVASDVGNFAVAIEDGKSGVIVPPCDADALARAMAELVGHPERLEMFRKYIAGEWLEKNGWEEVAKQYLNCYEARV; the protein is encoded by the coding sequence ATGAAGGTCGCATACATCAGTAACCTGCCTTTTGCGGATGCGGACTTTCCGCTCGTTCGCGAGATGCAGCGGCAGGGTATCGATGTTTACTTTTTCATTTACGTCTCGATTTACAGCCACCGCGCGACGCTCATAGACATTCCCGAAGTCTACAAGAAGCAGGGGATTTTCCCGGCGACGGTCTACGAGGAATTCAAGGCGTACGAAGGCTACATGGACATGTCCAAGGTCTTCGTGATCAATAGCCTGCACCAGTCCGATTTCCATCCGGCGAATATCCGCACCATGCTGTCGCTGGTACGCAAAATCAAGAAGCTGGGAGCCGATGTCGTGAACATCACCTGGCCCCCGCGCCGCAACAAGATGCTCCTGTACCTATTGCGGAAAAAGCTGGTGTTTACCCTGCACGACCCGTTCCCGCATTCCGCAAAGAACAATCGCGAATTCGAATTCTGCCGCAAACTGGCGTTCAAGTGGATTCCGAAAATCATCTTGCTGAACGACGCCCAAACGGAAAAATTCTGCGAGGTCTACAAGTTCCCGCGGAACAGGCTTTTCCATGCGCGGCTCGGGAAATACGACTGCATCAATTACCTTTCCGAACATCTTGGTTCCGCCGAAGAATTGCCAGAACAACTGCGCGGCCAGAAGTACATCCTGTTCTTCGGACTGATCGCCCCCTACAAGGGTGTCGAATACCTGTTGCAGGCCTTCAAAAAAATGCAACAGGATTATCCCGATGTAAAATTGCTAATCGCAGGCTCCGGCAAACTGTATTTCGACGAATCCCTGTACAAGGGGAATGCGAACGTAATCCTGATGAACCGCTATATTCCCCTGGCGCAACTGGCTGGCCTGTTGAAGAACGCCCTGTTCACGGTCTGCCCCTACAAGGACGCCACGCAGAGCGGCGTGGTGCAGACTGCATTTTCGATGGGCACCCCGATTGTCGCTTCGGATGTGGGAAACTTTGCCGTCGCGATCGAAGACGGGAAATCCGGCGTGATAGTCCCGCCCTGCGACGCCGACGCCTTGGCCCGCGCCATGGCCGAACTTGTCGGGCACCCAGAACGGCTGGAAATGTTCCGGAAGTATATCGCCGGCGAATGGCTCGAAAAGAACGGCTGGGAAGAAGTGGCGAAACAGTACCTGAACTGCTACGAGGCTAGAGTATAA
- a CDS encoding glycosyltransferase family 2 protein: MKFSFVILHYNALPDTIECIDSIKKCVGPDCGIVVVDNKSPNGTGVELDAKYRDDAQVTVILNPENEGFARGNNVGFRYAKDHQDPDFIVMLNNDTLILQDDFTARVEKEYEQSHFAVLGPIIKTPHKPYSSNPGPSKLPSENWYKKYVRKVSFKLFLNRIFGLDAAYEWLLRKLLGKKDKKFDESLLERRAENVLLHGSFLIFSRDYISKFDGLNDRTFLYHEERLLFLRLLQNGMKSVFTPDIEIFHKEDAATKTVSTKSRLKRRFQYKHYINSAKVMLDVMRNGEK; this comes from the coding sequence ATGAAGTTCTCGTTTGTCATCTTGCATTACAACGCCCTGCCCGATACCATCGAATGCATCGATTCGATAAAAAAGTGCGTCGGGCCAGACTGCGGCATAGTGGTTGTCGACAACAAGTCCCCGAACGGGACCGGCGTAGAACTCGACGCGAAGTACCGCGACGACGCGCAAGTGACCGTCATCCTGAATCCCGAAAACGAAGGATTCGCCCGCGGGAACAATGTCGGATTCCGTTACGCGAAGGATCATCAAGACCCCGACTTTATCGTGATGCTCAACAACGACACCCTGATTTTGCAGGACGATTTTACTGCCCGCGTAGAAAAGGAATACGAACAAAGCCATTTCGCCGTCTTGGGGCCCATCATCAAGACGCCGCACAAGCCCTACAGTTCCAATCCGGGCCCTTCAAAACTGCCTTCGGAAAACTGGTACAAGAAATACGTGCGCAAGGTTTCGTTCAAACTGTTCCTGAACAGGATTTTCGGATTAGATGCCGCTTATGAATGGCTCCTGCGCAAGCTACTCGGGAAAAAGGACAAGAAGTTCGACGAATCCCTGCTGGAACGTCGCGCAGAAAACGTGCTTTTGCACGGGAGTTTCCTGATTTTCTCGCGAGACTACATTTCAAAATTTGACGGCTTAAACGACAGGACGTTCCTGTACCACGAAGAACGCCTGCTGTTCCTGCGCCTGCTGCAGAACGGCATGAAATCCGTCTTTACGCCGGATATCGAGATTTTCCACAAGGAAGATGCCGCGACGAAGACCGTTTCGACAAAAAGCCGCCTGAAGCGCCGTTTCCAATACAAACATTACATCAATTCGGCAAAAGTCATGCTGGATGTAATGCGGAATGGTGAAAAGTAG
- a CDS encoding nucleotide sugar dehydrogenase: MASISVFGLGYVGCVGIACLAKLGHRVIGCDVDFNKVSRVAMGLPTIVERDIDEVMQEGFKAGLISATSSAEEAVLKSEISFLCVGTPNAPDGRLDTSFLMSAVKSIAGAIRSKSTFHIVVIRSTVPPGTNAAVSELIEKVSGKREGINFTVVSNPEFLREGMAVSDFLNPPITVIGSRNRRALNKLKEMYLGLGSDVVEVDPKVAEIIKFVNNSYHALKVAFGNEIGAICKKLDIDSHQVMDLFCRDTQLNISPYYFKPGFAYGGSCLPKDLRGLNFLAESNQVETPILGSIENSNNLHIHRVLERVQQIGVRSVGIVGLTFKAGTDDLRNSAAIRLAEAVLGKGCTLRIYDRYLNIAREKETNLNELNKRIPHLLPLLDKDVESVVSKTSLVIVTVKNPEIPDLIRKYPEIHFLDLVRLKDPTVETLPNYEGFCW, encoded by the coding sequence ATGGCTTCTATCAGCGTGTTCGGTTTAGGTTATGTGGGATGTGTAGGCATCGCGTGTCTCGCAAAGCTCGGTCATCGGGTTATTGGCTGCGATGTGGATTTTAACAAGGTTTCCCGTGTTGCCATGGGACTTCCTACTATAGTCGAACGCGATATCGACGAAGTCATGCAGGAAGGTTTCAAGGCCGGCTTGATTTCGGCGACGTCTTCTGCCGAAGAGGCCGTGCTCAAGTCTGAAATTTCGTTCCTGTGCGTCGGCACGCCGAATGCTCCGGATGGACGCCTGGATACCTCGTTCCTCATGTCGGCGGTGAAGTCCATTGCCGGCGCTATCCGCTCGAAGTCCACGTTCCACATCGTGGTTATCCGCAGTACGGTTCCTCCCGGAACGAATGCCGCGGTGAGCGAACTGATTGAGAAGGTTTCCGGCAAGCGCGAAGGCATCAACTTCACGGTGGTCTCGAACCCGGAATTCTTGCGCGAAGGCATGGCGGTCTCCGACTTCTTGAACCCGCCGATTACGGTTATCGGAAGCAGGAACCGCAGGGCTCTCAACAAGCTCAAGGAAATGTATTTGGGACTCGGGAGCGATGTCGTGGAAGTCGACCCGAAGGTCGCCGAAATCATCAAGTTTGTCAACAACTCCTACCATGCGCTCAAGGTCGCCTTCGGTAACGAAATCGGTGCCATCTGCAAGAAGCTCGATATCGACAGCCACCAGGTGATGGACCTGTTCTGCAGGGATACGCAGTTGAACATTTCCCCGTATTACTTCAAGCCCGGGTTCGCCTATGGCGGTTCGTGCCTCCCGAAGGATTTGCGCGGGCTCAACTTCCTCGCCGAATCGAACCAGGTGGAAACTCCGATTCTCGGCTCCATCGAGAACAGTAACAACCTTCACATTCATCGCGTGCTCGAACGCGTGCAGCAGATTGGCGTGCGTTCCGTGGGCATTGTCGGCCTGACCTTCAAGGCGGGTACGGATGACCTCCGCAACTCCGCGGCCATCCGCCTTGCGGAAGCGGTACTCGGCAAGGGCTGCACGCTGCGCATTTACGACCGCTACCTGAATATCGCGCGCGAGAAGGAAACGAACTTGAACGAACTCAACAAGCGCATTCCGCACCTGCTCCCGCTGTTGGACAAGGATGTGGAAAGCGTCGTGAGCAAGACTTCGCTTGTCATTGTGACGGTCAAGAATCCTGAAATACCCGACCTGATTCGCAAGTATCCGGAAATCCACTTCCTGGACCTTGTGCGCCTGAAGGATCCCACTGTGGAAACTCTGCCGAACTATGAAGGATTCTGCTGGTAA
- a CDS encoding CotH kinase family protein — translation MLPPSGFYNALTIPVPSAQYGDTVRCTFDGSEPTPRTPGFLLPYVVEKNTAVRCAEFVDDEIMCKSEGTFFMHETVRMPVVAISVNPVSMFDSVIGYYSKGVDSCTDQCKNANFWQDRELPVHVEFFENGSSSETSSWHIDAGLSIMGNASRNNKKRSLAIKMKERYQDGRLKYPLFKTRPENNKFKGFNLRNGGNRYGYDYIEDAALSSLLEGSGVDYQRSRQVVVFFNGEYFGIYDLRERLNEHFVETNYKIDSKIVDMVKQWRETVTANGGSKDAYLDLLDFVHKNNFAKKDAYLKVSTMMDVGNYADYMAAEIYFHNGDWPNNNVCAWATPHHPFKFVLFDLDHGFGYDRPASGFDANNHNMFSWIKRGGAPRCNGKRCFAEIYNKLVKNPDFKRLFINHSSVMLDYYLTYDRLVKAVDDMVSSIPESEIKRDMRKYPRNGHEFDKTGASLKSFAQGRSEKVREEYREEFKLGKDISVTIAAQGNGDVLLDGMKLPEKVYTGRFFEGNDMLLSAAPKGGSVFVEWTDGSKENPRLVSPKGGAKYEAVFR, via the coding sequence ATGCTCCCGCCTTCGGGCTTTTACAATGCATTGACCATTCCTGTGCCGAGCGCTCAATACGGAGATACGGTCAGGTGCACTTTCGACGGTTCCGAACCTACGCCAAGAACTCCGGGGTTTCTTCTCCCTTATGTTGTCGAAAAGAATACGGCTGTACGTTGCGCTGAATTTGTAGATGATGAAATCATGTGCAAGTCCGAAGGGACGTTCTTTATGCATGAAACGGTCCGCATGCCGGTTGTCGCCATAAGTGTCAATCCCGTCAGCATGTTTGACTCCGTAATAGGTTATTATAGCAAGGGTGTAGATTCCTGTACGGACCAGTGCAAGAATGCTAATTTCTGGCAGGACAGGGAACTTCCGGTACATGTGGAGTTTTTTGAAAACGGCAGTTCGTCGGAGACCTCAAGCTGGCATATCGATGCGGGACTTTCCATTATGGGCAATGCTAGCCGCAACAATAAAAAAAGGTCCCTGGCCATCAAAATGAAGGAACGGTATCAGGATGGCCGCCTGAAATATCCGCTTTTTAAGACTAGGCCTGAAAACAACAAGTTCAAGGGATTCAACCTGCGTAACGGAGGGAACCGTTATGGTTACGACTATATCGAAGATGCCGCACTTTCGAGCCTTCTAGAAGGAAGCGGGGTAGATTACCAGCGTAGTCGTCAGGTGGTTGTCTTTTTTAACGGGGAGTATTTCGGAATCTATGATTTGCGGGAACGCCTAAACGAACACTTTGTCGAAACCAATTACAAGATTGATTCCAAAATAGTAGACATGGTGAAACAATGGAGGGAAACGGTAACGGCAAACGGAGGCTCCAAGGATGCTTATTTGGACCTGCTGGATTTCGTCCATAAGAACAACTTTGCAAAAAAGGACGCATACTTGAAGGTTTCGACCATGATGGATGTCGGAAATTATGCGGATTACATGGCCGCAGAAATCTATTTCCATAATGGTGATTGGCCCAACAACAATGTTTGCGCCTGGGCGACGCCGCATCACCCTTTTAAGTTCGTCCTTTTTGATTTGGACCACGGCTTCGGTTATGACCGCCCTGCCTCGGGGTTTGATGCGAATAACCACAATATGTTTAGTTGGATTAAACGTGGTGGGGCACCCCGTTGCAACGGAAAGCGCTGTTTTGCCGAAATTTACAACAAACTGGTAAAGAACCCCGATTTCAAACGCCTTTTTATCAACCATTCTTCCGTTATGCTGGATTATTACCTGACTTACGACAGGCTGGTGAAAGCTGTGGACGATATGGTATCGTCTATTCCGGAGTCCGAAATAAAACGTGATATGCGTAAATATCCCAGGAATGGACATGAGTTCGACAAGACGGGAGCTTCGCTGAAATCCTTTGCGCAGGGTAGGAGCGAAAAAGTTCGCGAGGAGTATCGCGAGGAATTCAAATTGGGCAAGGACATTTCAGTGACGATTGCCGCGCAGGGAAACGGGGACGTCCTTTTGGATGGAATGAAACTGCCGGAAAAGGTTTATACGGGCCGGTTCTTCGAAGGGAACGACATGCTCCTTTCCGCAGCTCCTAAAGGAGGGAGCGTCTTTGTCGAATGGACGGATGGGAGCAAGGAAAATCCCCGCCTGGTGTCGCCTAAGGGCGGCGCAAAATATGAGGCGGTATTCCGGTAA
- a CDS encoding nucleotide sugar dehydrogenase yields the protein MNFNTKILCIGAGYVGGPTMTVIADKCPDVKVTVVDINQARIDAWNSDNLPIFEPGLDDVVKRARGRNLFFSTDIPAAIKEADIIFVSVNTPTKTFGHGAGKASDLQYWEKTARNILEIADEGKIIVEKSTLPVRTAAAMERILNSNDKGLHFEVLSNPEFLAEGTAINDLFEPDRVLIGSHQTESGLAACQKLVDVYAHWVPRDRILTTNLWSSELTKLTANAFLAQRISSINSISALCEKTGADVDEVAYVMGKDRRIGPKFLKASIGFGGSCFKKDILNLVYLCGYYGLPEVAAYWESVVKINEWQTHRVVDRMLETMFNTIAGKKIAVFGFAFKANTGDTRESPANLVVRDLLAEHAQPVVTDPKAIPDAKRDLKDVIDQVQFEEDPYKAAEGAHAVVVCTEWKCFAELDWNRIYKGMAKPAFVFDGRNILDADALRKIGFEVSSIGKGKAE from the coding sequence ATGAACTTCAATACCAAGATTCTTTGTATTGGCGCGGGCTACGTCGGTGGCCCCACTATGACTGTTATTGCCGACAAGTGTCCCGATGTGAAAGTGACCGTAGTCGATATTAACCAGGCCCGTATCGATGCCTGGAACAGCGACAACCTTCCGATTTTTGAACCTGGCCTCGACGACGTGGTGAAGCGTGCCCGTGGTCGTAATCTGTTTTTTAGCACGGATATCCCCGCCGCTATCAAGGAAGCCGATATCATCTTCGTTTCGGTGAATACCCCGACCAAGACGTTCGGCCACGGTGCCGGCAAGGCTTCCGACTTGCAGTACTGGGAAAAGACGGCTCGCAACATTTTGGAAATTGCGGACGAAGGCAAGATTATCGTCGAAAAGTCGACGCTCCCTGTGCGTACCGCCGCCGCGATGGAACGCATCCTGAATTCCAATGACAAGGGCCTGCACTTCGAAGTGCTTTCGAACCCGGAGTTCCTCGCCGAAGGTACCGCCATCAACGATTTGTTCGAACCGGACCGCGTGCTCATCGGATCCCACCAGACGGAATCGGGCCTCGCCGCCTGCCAGAAGCTGGTCGACGTCTATGCCCACTGGGTGCCGCGTGACCGCATCCTCACGACGAACCTCTGGAGTTCCGAGCTCACGAAGCTCACCGCGAATGCCTTCCTCGCACAGCGCATCAGCTCCATCAACTCCATCAGCGCCCTCTGCGAAAAGACCGGCGCCGACGTGGACGAAGTCGCCTACGTGATGGGCAAGGACCGCCGCATCGGCCCGAAGTTCCTCAAGGCATCCATCGGTTTCGGTGGTTCCTGCTTCAAGAAAGACATTTTGAACCTCGTGTACCTGTGCGGCTACTATGGACTGCCCGAAGTCGCCGCCTACTGGGAAAGCGTCGTGAAGATCAACGAGTGGCAGACCCACCGCGTGGTGGACCGCATGCTCGAAACGATGTTCAATACCATTGCCGGCAAGAAGATTGCCGTGTTCGGTTTCGCCTTCAAGGCGAACACCGGCGATACCCGCGAAAGCCCCGCGAACCTCGTGGTCCGTGACTTGCTCGCTGAACATGCGCAGCCGGTCGTGACCGACCCGAAGGCCATCCCCGATGCGAAGCGCGACTTGAAAGATGTTATCGACCAGGTGCAGTTCGAAGAAGACCCGTACAAGGCCGCCGAAGGCGCACACGCCGTGGTCGTCTGCACTGAATGGAAATGTTTTGCTGAACTCGACTGGAACCGCATTTACAAGGGCATGGCCAAGCCGGCCTTCGTATTTGATGGACGCAATATCCTGGATGCCGACGCTCTCCGCAAGATCGGCTTCGAGGTCTCGTCCATAGGTAAGGGTAAGGCAGAGTAA
- a CDS encoding glycosyltransferase family 4 protein produces MKDSAGNNVMELAGKKVCIVVENLPVPFDRRVWQESLALKEAGAEVTVICPKTNNYPLEYEELDGIKIYRHPLPEANRSIEYIKEYLGALYHETRLLLKVFRKQGVQDVIHACNPPDLIFIAAAPFYFFTRCKFLFDHHDINPELWIAKFGKKGLGYRAMLLVERLTYHFAKHAIVTNESYKEIAMRRGRKCEEDVTIVRSGPNISKLKVGPAKPEVKKGAKHLVGYIGVMGKQEGIDLLLQSVDYLVHKKNRTDIRFCIMGGGPALDELRQMNEKMGLTDYVEFPGRVSDEYLADVLNTADVCVNPDLPSEMNDKSTMNKIMEYMAFGKPIVQFTLKEGQFSAQESSLYAKNTDTDDFAEKILWLIENPEKATEMGRFGRERVVNELCWDFEKPKLIGAYKKLLKL; encoded by the coding sequence ATGAAGGATTCTGCTGGTAATAACGTTATGGAACTCGCTGGTAAAAAAGTCTGCATTGTAGTTGAGAATCTTCCTGTACCTTTTGACCGCCGTGTGTGGCAGGAATCGCTTGCCTTGAAGGAAGCGGGAGCCGAAGTTACAGTCATTTGTCCGAAAACAAATAACTATCCGCTGGAATACGAGGAACTGGACGGCATCAAGATTTACCGCCATCCGCTTCCCGAGGCGAACCGTTCTATCGAGTACATCAAGGAATACCTCGGCGCGCTCTATCACGAGACGCGGCTTTTGCTCAAGGTGTTCCGCAAGCAGGGCGTACAGGATGTAATCCATGCCTGCAATCCGCCTGACTTGATTTTCATTGCGGCTGCGCCGTTCTACTTCTTTACCCGCTGTAAGTTCCTGTTCGACCACCACGATATCAATCCCGAACTCTGGATTGCGAAATTCGGCAAGAAGGGACTCGGCTACCGTGCGATGCTTCTGGTGGAACGCCTCACGTACCATTTCGCGAAGCATGCGATTGTGACGAACGAGTCGTACAAGGAAATCGCCATGCGTCGCGGGCGGAAGTGCGAAGAAGACGTGACCATCGTGCGCAGCGGCCCGAATATCTCGAAGCTCAAGGTGGGCCCCGCGAAGCCCGAAGTCAAGAAGGGCGCCAAGCATCTTGTCGGTTACATCGGCGTGATGGGCAAGCAGGAAGGCATCGACCTCCTGTTGCAATCGGTGGATTACCTTGTTCACAAAAAGAACCGTACCGATATCCGTTTCTGCATTATGGGCGGTGGCCCCGCTCTCGATGAATTGCGCCAGATGAACGAAAAGATGGGCCTTACGGACTATGTGGAATTCCCGGGCCGCGTCTCGGACGAATACTTGGCCGATGTGCTCAATACCGCGGACGTGTGCGTGAATCCGGATTTGCCTTCCGAGATGAACGACAAGTCTACCATGAACAAGATCATGGAATACATGGCGTTCGGGAAGCCGATTGTGCAGTTTACGCTCAAGGAAGGACAGTTCTCTGCGCAGGAATCTTCGCTTTATGCGAAGAATACCGACACGGATGACTTTGCCGAAAAGATCCTCTGGTTGATTGAAAATCCGGAGAAGGCGACGGAAATGGGACGTTTCGGCCGCGAACGTGTGGTGAATGAACTTTGCTGGGATTTTGAAAAGCCCAAACTGATTGGTGCGTACAAGAAATTGTTGAAGCTGTAA
- the glf gene encoding UDP-galactopyranose mutase, translating into MEKKYDFLIVGSGLFGATFAYRAKKAGKSCLVIDKRAHLGGNVYCENTEGVNVHKYGAHIFHTSNKAVWDFVNSIVEFNRYTNSPVANYKGKLYNLPFNMNTFYQMWGVKTPEEARAKIEEQKAEAVASLNGREPANLEEQALTLVGKDIFEKLIKGYTEKQWGRKCEDLPAFIIKRLPVRLAFDNNYFNDSYQGIPIGGYNKLINGLLDGIETRVNVDFFEDRERLESIADKIVFTGKLDEFYGYRFGKLEYRTVRFETEILDMPNYQGNAVVNYTEREVPYTRIIEHKHFEMFGQAVYDCPKTVVSKEFSTEWTEGMEPYYPVNDSRNNELAEKYRQLARAEKNVIFGGRLAEYKYYDMAPIIERVLEMNI; encoded by the coding sequence ATGGAAAAGAAGTACGATTTCTTGATTGTTGGCTCAGGCCTTTTCGGTGCGACATTCGCCTATCGGGCAAAGAAGGCGGGAAAATCGTGCCTGGTAATAGACAAGCGCGCCCACCTGGGCGGAAACGTCTATTGCGAAAATACGGAAGGGGTCAACGTCCACAAGTACGGCGCACATATTTTCCATACGTCCAACAAGGCGGTATGGGATTTCGTGAATTCGATTGTCGAATTCAACCGTTATACGAACAGCCCCGTGGCCAACTACAAGGGCAAACTTTACAACCTGCCTTTCAACATGAACACGTTCTACCAGATGTGGGGCGTGAAGACTCCGGAAGAGGCCCGCGCAAAAATCGAGGAGCAGAAGGCGGAAGCCGTCGCTTCGCTGAACGGTCGCGAACCCGCCAACCTGGAAGAGCAGGCGCTTACGCTCGTGGGCAAGGACATTTTCGAAAAACTTATCAAGGGCTATACCGAAAAGCAATGGGGACGCAAGTGCGAGGATTTGCCCGCCTTCATCATAAAGCGTCTCCCGGTGCGCCTGGCTTTCGACAACAACTATTTCAACGACAGCTATCAGGGCATCCCCATCGGCGGATACAACAAGCTGATAAACGGATTGCTGGACGGCATCGAGACCCGAGTGAACGTGGACTTCTTCGAAGACAGGGAACGCCTGGAATCCATCGCGGACAAGATTGTCTTTACGGGAAAGCTCGACGAATTTTACGGATACCGTTTCGGCAAACTGGAATACCGCACGGTCCGTTTCGAAACGGAAATCCTCGACATGCCGAACTACCAGGGCAACGCCGTGGTGAACTACACCGAGCGCGAAGTCCCCTACACCCGCATCATCGAGCACAAGCATTTCGAAATGTTCGGCCAGGCCGTCTATGACTGCCCCAAGACCGTCGTTTCCAAGGAGTTTTCTACGGAATGGACCGAGGGCATGGAACCCTACTATCCCGTGAACGATTCCCGCAACAACGAACTCGCCGAAAAATACAGGCAATTGGCCCGCGCCGAAAAGAACGTCATCTTTGGCGGGCGCCTGGCCGAGTACAAATATTACGACATGGCTCCGATTATCGAGCGTGTCCTCGAAATGAACATCTAG
- a CDS encoding glycosyltransferase, which translates to MEKLLTLIIPTYNMERYLKKCLDSLLVARNLDSLEVLVVNDGSKDASSAIAHEYSEKYPQSIRVIDKENGNYGSCINRGVAEGCGKYVKILDADDHFDTQVLDEVLEQMKTVNADLFLTDTVQIHEDGSFVLKNDFSIPPMQVVNFADHSKVDEMPMHCIAYKLENVRKLGYKQTEGISYTDTEWAFFPMESVTTCFYFPKVLYRYLIGRAGQTMAPEVYKRGRSQELIITKRMVEFWDAHQNLSVQGYFDQYLLHRLRRIYMQNLVRNEEGDNDFLIEMDKFIKEHSGKLYALLDGCLYGRREKIPFIRDWRKKYKPTLKFRLCVKLHKIMGNQK; encoded by the coding sequence ATGGAAAAATTGCTGACCCTCATCATACCCACGTACAACATGGAAAGGTACTTGAAAAAATGCCTGGATTCGCTTCTTGTCGCAAGGAATCTGGACAGCCTCGAAGTGCTGGTGGTAAATGACGGCAGCAAGGACGCGTCTTCGGCCATAGCGCACGAATACAGCGAAAAGTATCCGCAGTCCATCCGCGTTATCGACAAGGAAAACGGCAACTACGGCTCCTGTATCAACAGGGGTGTCGCCGAAGGCTGCGGAAAGTACGTGAAAATCCTGGATGCCGACGACCACTTCGATACGCAAGTCCTCGACGAAGTTCTGGAGCAAATGAAAACGGTCAATGCGGACCTGTTCCTGACCGATACCGTCCAGATTCACGAAGACGGCTCATTCGTCTTGAAGAACGACTTTTCCATCCCGCCGATGCAGGTGGTAAATTTTGCCGACCATTCCAAGGTCGACGAAATGCCCATGCACTGCATCGCGTACAAGCTGGAAAATGTCCGCAAACTGGGCTACAAGCAGACGGAAGGAATTTCGTACACGGATACGGAATGGGCGTTCTTCCCGATGGAATCGGTGACGACCTGCTTCTACTTCCCGAAGGTGCTATACCGCTACCTCATCGGACGCGCCGGCCAGACCATGGCTCCCGAGGTTTACAAGCGCGGTCGCAGCCAGGAACTGATTATCACCAAGCGCATGGTGGAATTCTGGGACGCCCACCAGAACCTCTCCGTCCAGGGATATTTCGACCAATACCTGCTGCACCGCCTTCGCCGCATCTACATGCAGAACCTAGTCCGGAACGAAGAAGGCGATAACGATTTCCTGATAGAGATGGACAAGTTCATCAAGGAACATTCCGGCAAGCTCTATGCGCTTCTGGACGGATGCCTCTATGGACGCCGCGAAAAGATTCCGTTCATTCGCGATTGGCGCAAGAAATACAAACCGACGCTGAAATTCCGCCTGTGCGTGAAACTGCACAAGATTATGGGCAACCAGAAGTAG